In Malus sylvestris chromosome 15, drMalSylv7.2, whole genome shotgun sequence, a single genomic region encodes these proteins:
- the LOC126602582 gene encoding 36.4 kDa proline-rich protein-like, producing MAESSKLHALFLICLLFISSASPILGCGYCGKPKHKPMKPTKPPKGPIVIPPIHVKPPGVKVPPVTVPPIVKPPVTIPPIVKPPVTNPPSPGTPCPPPPGKPSPASKDTCPIDTLKLGACVDLLGGLVHIGLGDPAVNECCPVLQGLAELEAAVCLCTTLKIKLLNLNIFVPLALQLLVTCGKNPPPGYTCSL from the coding sequence ATGGCGGAATCCAGCAAGCTCCATGCTCTCTTCCTCATTTGCTTGCTCTTCATTTCCTCAGCCTCTCCAATCCTCGGTTGTGGCTATTGCGGCAAGCCAAAGCACAAGCCTATGAAACCTACCAAACCTCCCAAAGGCCCCATAGTCATTCCACCCATTCATGTCAAGCCACCTGGCGTCAAAGTCCCTCCAGTCACAGTCCCTCCCATTGTCAAACCACCAGTCACAATACCACCCATTGTCAAACCACCAGTTACAAATCCACCAAGTCCAGGGACACCATGCCCTCCACCTCCAGGGAAACCTAGTCCGGCTTCCAAGGACACATGCCCCATTGACACATTGAAACTGGGTGCTTGTGTGGATCTTCTAGGCGGGTTGGTCCACATTGGGCTGGGTGACCCGGCAGTGAACGAGTGCTGCCCGGTGCTGCAAGGGCTTGCTGAACTTGAAGCTGCAGTGTGCCTTTGCACAACTCTGAAAATCAAACTTCTTAACCTCAACATCTTTGTCCCACTGGCTCTTCAGCTCCTTGTCACTTGTGGCAAGAATCCTCCTCCTGGTTACACTTGCTCTCTCTAG
- the LOC126602581 gene encoding uncharacterized protein LOC126602581 — protein MASSPSSTAANRDGSASAAEVEAVMSVTRGFAQDALLQFQSGKFDQCLTALSECLKRKPNDPKISHNIGLVEFYRDGCSDPKRLLDVLNDVKKRSEELARTSAEQVESGSNTGDKVALGSKGSGAMGHSFSAVYMDEFDTYVATLNIAVIWFHLHEYAKALSVVEPLFQNRGPIDEKTALNICLLLLDVGLACHDAMKSADVLIYLDKAFGVSCMNQGDGGSTASQQPANPVARPPSLSTNSSATDGPTLDSDPNALEPEETSEYDNADFDMDDAQPTVLLSSNDISRNPVDISASSVYLKLKMQLYKVQFLLLTRNLKQAKREVKNAMNIARGRDSSMALLLKSQLEYARGNYRKAIKLLMASSNRTDTRLSSMINNNLGCIYYQLGKYHTSSVFFSNALLNCSSLRKDRPLNLSTFSQDNSLLIVYNCGMQYLACGKPLLAARCFQKAGLVFYNRPLLWLRFAECCLMALEKGLMKTNLASSEVRVYVIGNGKWRQLVMEDGVLKNGNLGSFERGDLFLGSDRQPKLSVSLARQCLLNALSLLNRSESSYCKNSLPSNFFLEDNELGEVSASKNSNHKNFHSMNSEASVLSVGLGQVGINGDGKEQKAGTTQELVQNSLSYYADVRNKENLLIKQALLANLAYVELELENPMKALSIARSLLELPECSRIYIFLGHVYAAEALCLLNRLKDAADHLMTYLSGGNDVELPFSEEDCEQLQGVRADDYEESNGGSMAARNSSPEDRLGIAFLKPEEAQANLYVNFAALYAMQGELDQARQFVAQALSITPNSPEATLTAVYVDLKVGQSQEALAKLKHCSRITFVPSGLTLNKAS, from the exons ATGGCTTCGTCTCCGTCATCAACTGCTGCGAATCGGGACGGCTCTGCTTCAGCTGCCGAGGTCGAAGCCGTCATGTCCGTGACCCGAGGTTTTGCGCAGGATGCGTTGCTGCAATTCCAGTCGGGCAAGTTCGATCAGTGCCTTACCGCCTTGTCCGAGTGCCTCAAGAGGAAGCCCAACGATCCCAAA ATATCTCATAATATTGGACTTGTGGAGTTCTATCGAGATGGTTGTTCAGATCCTAAGAGGTTGCTTGATGTGCTTAATGATGTCAAG AAGCGAAGCGAAGAGCTTGCTCGAACATCTGCAGAACAGGTGGAGTCTGGCAGCAATACTGGAGATAAAGTTGCATTGGGGTCCAAAGGAAGTGGTGCAATGGGACATTCCTTTTCTGCTGTTTACATGGATGAATTTGACACTTATGTTGCTACCTTAAACATT GCGGTTATCTGGTTCCATCTTCATGAATATGCAAAGGCATTGTCTGTTGTTGAACCTCTTTTTCAAAATAGAGGACCTATAGATGAG AAAACTGCTCTTAATATTTGCCTTTTGTTGCTGGATGTTGGGCTGGCTTGCCATGATGCAATGAAATCTGCT GATGTTTTGATTTATCTGGATAAAGCTTTTGGTGTGAGTTGTATGAATCAAGGAGATGGTGGAAGCACTGCTTCGCAACAACCTGCAAACCCAGTTGCAAGGCCGCCATCCCTTTCTACCAATTCATCTGCCACAGATGGTCCTACTTTAGATTCAGATCCAAATGCTTTGGAGCCTGAGGAGACTAGCGAGTATGATAATGCAGattttgacatggatgatgCACAACCTACTGTTCTATTATCTTCAAACGATATTTCTAGGAATCCGGTTGACATATCTGCCTCTTCTGTTTACCTGAAGCTTAAGATGCAACTTTACAAGGTTCAGTTTCTGCTTCTCACTAGGAACTTAAAGCAAGCTAAACGTGAAGTGAAGAATGCTATGAATATTGCACGTGGGAGAGATTCTTCTATGGCTCTCCTTTTGAAGTCCCAGCTTGAATATGCTCGTGGTAATTATCGTAAAGCCATCAAGTTGTTGATGGCATCTAGTAATCGAACAGACACAAGGTTATCGAGCATGATCAACAATAATCTAGGCTGCATTTATTACCAGCTTGGGAAATATCACACATCATCAGTGTTCTTCTCCAATGCATTGCTTAATTGCTCATCCCTCCGGAAGGACCGGCCTCTAAATCTCTCAACTTTTTCACAGGACAATTCCCTCTTAATCGTATACAACTGTGGTATGCAGTACTTGGCTTGTGGGAAACCACTACTTGCTGCTCGCTGTTTTCAGAAGGCTGGTTTAGTTTTCTACAATCGGCCTCTGCTGTGGCTTCGATTTGCTGAGTGCTGTCTGATGGCTTTGGAGAAGGGACTAATGAAAACCAATCTGGCATCATCAGAAGTTAGAGTTTATGTCATTGGCAACGGAAAGTGGAGGCAACTTGTAATGGAAGATGGGGTTTTGAAGAATGGAAACTTGGGTTCTTTTGAAAGAGGCGATTTATTTTTGGGCAGTGATCGGCAGCCTAAGCTCTCCGTGTCCCTTGCCCGGCAGTGTCTCTTGAATGCCCTGTCCTTACTGAACCGTTCTGAGTCAAGCTACTGTAAGAATTCTTTGCCCTCCAATTTCTTCTTAGAAGATAATGAATTAGGGGAAGTGTCAGCTTCCAAGAATTCGAACCACAAGAACTTTCACAGCATGAATTCCGAGGCATCTGTGCTATCTGTAGGCTTGGGTCAGGTTGGCATAAATGGGGATGGAAAAGAGCAAAAGGCAGGAACCACTCAGGAGCTTGTGCAGAACTCGCTTTCATATTACGCTGATGTTCGTAACAAGGAAAATCTGTTGATCAAACAAGCTCTTTTGGCAAATCTGGCATATGTAGAATTGGAATTGGAAAATCCCATGAAGGCCTTGTCAATTGCAAGATCTCTCTTGGAACTTCCAGAATGTTCGAGAATTTACATCTTTCTAGGTCATGTGTATGCCGCAGAGGCTCTTTGCTTGCTAAACAGGCTAAAGGATGCTGCTGACCATTTGATGACATATTTGTCAGGTGGTAACGACGTTGAATTACCATTCAGTGAAGAGGACTGTGAACAACTGCAAGGGGTCAGGGCCGATGATTATGAAGAGTCGAACGGAGGATCAATGGCTGCCAGAAACTCATCACCTGAAGACAGATTAGGTATTGCGTTCCTCAAGCCAGAAGAAGCACAGGCAAACCTGTACGTAAATTTTGCTGCCTTGTACGCTATGCAAGGTGAACTTGACCAGGCTCGCCAGTTTGTTGCACAGGCATTGTCCATAACACCCAACAGTCCAGAAGCGACTTTGACTGCAGTGTATGTGGATCTCAAGGTCGGTCAGTCACAGGAAGCTCTTGCCAAGCTGAAACACTGTAGTCGAATCACATTTGTACCAAGCGGATTGACATTGAACAAAGCTTCTTGA